A DNA window from Niabella yanshanensis contains the following coding sequences:
- a CDS encoding SusC/RagA family TonB-linked outer membrane protein: protein MTKKLILYALIMLPCFYFCKTARAAEPGKSSSSILLLRDITGTVRDTSGKVLTGVSVMIKGNNARGTMTDMNGRFVLDLAAADTLVFSLVGFDTYEEAVGDRVQIDVVLHPQSSSMDDVVITAFGKATKRTEMVGSVTTVNPADLKVPSSNLTTAFAGRIAGMVAFQRTGEPGADNASFFIRGITTFGANNSPLILIDNIELTATDLSQLQPDDIESFSIMKDAAATALYGARGANGVILVRTKIGQMGKISTTLRVEQSLSAPTTNLELADPVTYMRLNNEAIVTREPLAQLLYSPEKINNTVAGADSYLFPATDWRKELVKDYALNQRVNLSVSGGSALATYYITGAYMHDNGILKADDRNSFKSGISNNIFTLRSNITLKPIKTMEITTRFNGNFNDYNGPVRTGSQMYSLIMRSNPVLFPAYYPPDEQHQFTKHILFGNALSTNGSSYYINPYAEMVKGYREYGRSNISAQLQVNQQLDFLTKGLSARALFNILRITSYSLNRSYNPFWYGLGSYDRLNNTYSIYNLNPNEGTDYLNYNRSIDVPTANVYFEGALNYNRIFAQKHSIGGMLVYQLRNNVSLGAATVQESLPYRNIGLSGRVTYGYDSRYMAEFNFGYNGSERFHPNNQFGFFPSGGVAWNVSNEEWFTSSGLKDVVRMLKLRATYGVVGNDNISSSRFLYLSEINMNNADLTQYFGLQRGYNNSGISVSRYSDPDITWEQAKKANFGFEIEFRNGLSLITEYYFENRSDILLTRSNIPSTMGLWAVPSSNVGEAEAHGVDASLQFNRQIGKNSWLQLMGNFTFARSKYKIYDELHYDREWWLSRVGYSINQNWGYIAERLFIDDNEVANSPTQFGVYAAGDIKYRDINGDGVINTLDQVPIGYPTNPELIYGFGASYGYKNFDVSIFFQGLGNESFWINYANTSPFFPNNDGGAVGNNQLAKFIAESYWNEDTRNIYATWPRLSTSSVSNNAQPNTWFMRDGSFLRLKSAEIGYKLPAPIASKIGLKQARIYANGTNLFTWSKFKLWDVEQGGSALNYPIQRVVNLGLLISL, encoded by the coding sequence ATGACAAAAAAGCTTATTCTTTATGCATTGATAATGCTGCCCTGTTTTTATTTCTGTAAGACCGCCCGTGCTGCCGAACCGGGTAAGTCTTCCTCCTCCATCTTGTTATTAAGAGATATCACTGGTACTGTAAGGGATACTTCAGGCAAGGTACTGACTGGGGTGTCGGTAATGATAAAAGGCAACAATGCAAGAGGCACCATGACAGATATGAATGGCCGCTTTGTTTTAGACCTAGCAGCGGCTGATACACTGGTGTTTTCGTTGGTTGGTTTCGATACATACGAGGAGGCGGTAGGAGACCGGGTACAGATAGATGTGGTGTTGCACCCGCAGAGCAGCTCTATGGATGATGTGGTGATTACCGCCTTTGGTAAAGCAACGAAGCGAACAGAAATGGTGGGGTCGGTTACCACAGTAAACCCGGCCGATCTGAAAGTGCCCTCCAGTAACCTTACTACAGCATTTGCAGGAAGAATTGCCGGCATGGTAGCCTTTCAGCGTACGGGCGAACCTGGTGCGGATAATGCTTCTTTTTTCATTAGAGGCATCACTACTTTTGGCGCCAATAATAGTCCGTTAATATTGATCGATAATATAGAGCTAACCGCCACGGATCTGTCTCAATTGCAGCCCGATGATATCGAGAGTTTTTCTATAATGAAAGATGCAGCGGCTACAGCTTTATATGGGGCCAGGGGTGCCAATGGAGTTATATTAGTAAGAACCAAAATAGGACAGATGGGAAAGATCAGTACTACATTGCGCGTAGAACAATCCTTATCGGCGCCAACAACCAATCTCGAACTAGCCGATCCGGTTACCTATATGCGGTTGAATAATGAAGCTATTGTAACCCGCGAGCCACTGGCTCAGCTATTATACTCACCCGAAAAAATTAATAATACGGTTGCCGGAGCAGACTCGTATTTATTTCCTGCTACCGATTGGCGTAAGGAGCTGGTAAAAGATTATGCGCTCAACCAGCGTGTTAATTTAAGTGTGAGTGGTGGAAGCGCTTTAGCTACCTATTATATTACGGGAGCCTACATGCACGACAATGGTATATTGAAAGCGGATGACCGCAACAGCTTCAAAAGTGGTATCAGTAATAATATATTTACGCTTCGTTCTAATATTACTTTAAAGCCCATTAAAACCATGGAAATTACCACTCGCTTTAATGGCAATTTTAACGACTATAACGGACCCGTACGTACAGGCTCCCAGATGTATTCTCTGATTATGCGAAGCAACCCGGTACTGTTCCCTGCATATTACCCGCCTGATGAGCAACATCAGTTTACAAAGCATATACTTTTCGGCAATGCATTGTCCACCAACGGCTCTTCTTATTACATTAATCCCTATGCCGAAATGGTGAAAGGATACCGGGAATACGGACGTTCAAATATATCTGCACAGCTTCAGGTAAACCAGCAACTGGACTTTCTTACAAAGGGACTATCGGCAAGAGCTTTATTTAATATATTAAGAATTACATCTTATTCGCTCAACCGAAGCTATAATCCCTTCTGGTATGGGCTGGGATCGTATGATAGATTGAACAACACTTATTCTATATACAATTTAAATCCCAATGAAGGAACGGACTATCTGAATTACAACCGATCAATCGATGTGCCTACGGCTAATGTGTATTTCGAAGGCGCATTAAATTATAACAGGATTTTTGCCCAAAAACATAGCATCGGGGGTATGCTGGTTTATCAGCTCAGGAATAACGTTTCGCTTGGAGCAGCAACCGTACAGGAATCCTTACCCTACCGTAATATTGGCTTGTCGGGCAGGGTGACCTATGGATATGACAGCCGGTATATGGCAGAATTTAACTTTGGTTATAATGGCTCAGAACGATTTCATCCCAATAACCAGTTTGGATTTTTCCCATCAGGAGGGGTGGCCTGGAATGTATCGAATGAAGAATGGTTTACGAGCTCGGGTTTGAAAGATGTGGTTAGGATGCTTAAATTACGTGCTACTTATGGTGTGGTAGGTAACGATAATATCAGTAGCAGCCGCTTTCTCTATCTTTCGGAAATCAACATGAATAATGCGGATCTTACGCAATACTTCGGGCTTCAGCGCGGATATAATAACAGTGGTATATCCGTTAGCCGTTACTCTGACCCCGATATCACCTGGGAACAGGCTAAAAAAGCCAACTTCGGATTCGAGATTGAGTTTAGAAACGGGTTGTCACTTATAACTGAATATTATTTCGAGAATAGATCAGATATACTCCTAACGCGCTCTAATATCCCCTCCACTATGGGATTGTGGGCTGTTCCCAGCTCTAATGTGGGGGAAGCCGAAGCGCACGGAGTAGATGCTTCGTTGCAGTTTAACAGGCAAATTGGTAAGAACTCCTGGTTGCAGTTAATGGGTAATTTTACTTTTGCAAGAAGCAAATACAAAATTTACGACGAACTGCATTACGACCGGGAATGGTGGTTGTCGAGAGTGGGATATTCTATTAATCAAAATTGGGGATATATTGCAGAGCGACTGTTTATCGACGATAATGAAGTTGCCAACTCTCCCACTCAATTCGGTGTGTATGCAGCAGGAGATATCAAATACCGCGACATTAACGGGGATGGCGTCATTAATACACTCGACCAGGTTCCCATTGGTTATCCAACAAATCCCGAATTGATCTATGGATTTGGTGCGTCGTACGGGTATAAAAATTTTGATGTATCCATTTTTTTTCAGGGGCTGGGTAATGAATCCTTTTGGATCAATTATGCTAACACTTCTCCCTTTTTCCCGAATAATGATGGCGGAGCCGTGGGAAATAATCAGCTGGCGAAATTTATTGCAGAAAGCTACTGGAACGAGGACACAAGAAATATATATGCTACCTGGCCCAGGCTATCCACTTCCTCTGTTTCTAATAATGCTCAACCCAATACCTGGTTTATGCGCGATGGCTCCTTCCTGCGTTTAAAATCTGCTGAAATAGGTTATAAGCTGCCAGCTCCAATAGCATCGAAAATAGGTCTTAAACAGGCTAGAATATATGCGAATGGTACGAACTTGTTTACCTGGAGCAAATTTAAATTATGGGATGTGGAGCAGGGAGGTAGTGCCTTAAACTATCCCATTCAGCGTGTTGTAAACCTAGGTCTTCTTATATCACTATAA
- a CDS encoding RagB/SusD family nutrient uptake outer membrane protein: protein MKRLFFISIVSTALIISSCKKFLDIVPDGIATIDNAFSTRISAEKYLFTCYSYMPQQGSLASNPSFSAGEEFFCATADISTNGALGGAVGSNILYGNQNSNSPYADAWTGYSTLNSPGRSLYQGISDCNIFLENIDKVPDMQPEEKQRWRAEVVFLKAYYHFWLVRQYGPIYLLKSNLPVGVSIAESKVYRNTLDECFEYIEQQLDEVLANEAMPDFISNEAQELGRISKGIVHAFKAYVQVTAASPLFNGNMDYAGVVDNKGVAIFNPQKTEQQKSERWVKAAATAKAAVAFLERQGHYLYVFDQNLQVSEKTKTKLSIRGAVTENWNKEVVWGNPNCWTGGSSSANGQSAIASHNWPRGLVPTSTNANFTGRMNVPLNFVAKFYTKNGIPVEEDLTYDQAGMYNLRTATADDKYYIKEGYTTAGLNFDREPRFYADLIFDGGIWFGSSFLDEENPLYAEMKVTGSAGSYRANSHNLTGYTAKKLNHFRTTVVTGSTATAIYYAWPVIRLADVYLLCAEALNEAGADKAEILSYVDKVRARAGLNGVEQSWSTHSTRPDKPNTLAGRREIIQRERTIELAFEGHGYWDLRRWKTAYDQLNKPVTGWYVYGGTNETYYVPVTLYRPLFRIKDYFWPIAITEARKNENLVQNQGY from the coding sequence ATGAAAAGATTATTTTTTATAAGCATTGTCTCAACAGCATTGATTATATCCTCCTGCAAAAAATTCCTGGATATCGTTCCGGATGGAATTGCCACAATAGACAACGCATTCTCTACCCGTATATCCGCCGAGAAATACCTGTTTACCTGCTATTCGTACATGCCCCAGCAGGGAAGTCTTGCCTCCAATCCTTCATTCTCAGCCGGCGAAGAGTTTTTTTGCGCCACCGCAGATATCAGCACGAATGGCGCCCTGGGTGGAGCCGTGGGCAGCAATATTCTATACGGTAACCAAAACTCCAATAGCCCCTATGCCGATGCCTGGACCGGTTACAGTACATTAAATAGTCCGGGCAGATCCTTATACCAGGGCATCAGCGACTGTAATATATTTCTCGAAAATATCGATAAAGTACCTGATATGCAGCCCGAAGAGAAGCAACGTTGGCGGGCAGAAGTAGTTTTTTTAAAGGCATACTATCATTTCTGGCTGGTAAGACAATATGGACCGATTTATCTCCTGAAGTCTAATTTACCGGTAGGTGTATCCATTGCCGAAAGTAAGGTATACCGTAACACATTAGATGAATGCTTTGAATATATAGAGCAGCAGCTCGACGAGGTTTTAGCAAATGAAGCCATGCCGGATTTTATATCCAACGAGGCACAGGAGTTAGGCAGGATCTCGAAAGGTATCGTTCACGCGTTTAAAGCCTATGTACAGGTAACGGCAGCAAGCCCGTTATTCAATGGTAATATGGATTATGCAGGCGTTGTTGATAACAAAGGGGTGGCTATTTTTAACCCTCAGAAAACGGAACAGCAAAAATCAGAACGTTGGGTAAAGGCTGCTGCAACGGCCAAAGCTGCTGTAGCCTTTTTAGAAAGACAGGGACATTATTTATATGTATTTGATCAGAATTTGCAGGTGTCTGAAAAAACAAAAACCAAGCTAAGTATCAGGGGTGCCGTAACTGAAAACTGGAACAAAGAGGTAGTTTGGGGTAATCCGAATTGCTGGACAGGCGGCTCCTCTTCAGCAAATGGTCAGTCCGCAATCGCCAGCCATAACTGGCCGAGAGGCTTGGTGCCCACGTCCACCAACGCAAATTTTACCGGGCGAATGAACGTGCCTTTAAATTTCGTTGCTAAATTTTACACAAAGAATGGGATTCCCGTAGAAGAGGATTTAACGTACGATCAGGCGGGTATGTACAACCTGAGAACCGCTACGGCCGACGATAAGTATTATATTAAAGAAGGCTATACCACTGCCGGTCTTAATTTCGATAGGGAGCCCAGGTTTTATGCGGATCTTATTTTTGACGGAGGCATATGGTTCGGTTCTTCATTCCTCGACGAAGAAAATCCCTTGTATGCCGAAATGAAAGTTACAGGAAGCGCTGGTAGCTACCGGGCCAATAGCCATAATTTAACAGGGTACACTGCCAAGAAGCTAAATCACTTCCGTACCACTGTGGTAACAGGTTCAACGGCAACCGCTATTTACTATGCATGGCCGGTGATACGTTTGGCAGATGTTTATTTGCTTTGTGCAGAAGCCCTAAATGAGGCTGGCGCTGATAAGGCAGAAATATTGTCATACGTTGATAAAGTTAGGGCCAGAGCAGGTTTAAATGGAGTAGAGCAGTCGTGGAGCACTCATTCAACCCGCCCTGATAAGCCCAATACACTTGCCGGGCGTCGTGAAATTATACAAAGAGAAAGAACGATTGAACTGGCTTTTGAAGGCCATGGTTACTGGGACCTGCGTCGCTGGAAAACAGCGTACGATCAACTGAATAAGCCTGTTACAGGTTGGTATGTTTATGGTGGTACCAATGAAACTTACTATGTACCTGTAACACTTTACCGCCCGCTTTTCCGTATTAAAGATTATTTCTGGCCTATTGCAATTACTGAAGCGCGGAAGAATGAAAATCTTGTTCAAAACCAAGGCTACTAA
- a CDS encoding DUF4959 domain-containing protein has translation MKKLFCIQYSRQHRPYLPMPVIIIMVMVVTALSCGKADLNNPVGISDAIPQLVTVTSVENISGGAIIRYNVPKDDNVNYIEAVYEIKGKETKKKGSFYTNELLLDGFPDSREYKVSLYSVSFSEKKSEPVVVTINPATPPYQSVAQTLDVAPVFGGIKTTYKNPTKSSLQITFLEKNNQGRWTEVQTLYTSLDSGTFYVRGLESRLYQFGVVCRDRWQNVSDTLTVSSQPLHEQLADFSRIVSYPLPGDITYEFPLTGRQPHHTGAGTGVGNVPCLWNGETHAPFSKSPFFFFQNTTAGLPFSGLPSSITIDLGRRYQISRFVYWPRASSSTTIQYNYIFGTTHVKTFELWASNNPSTDGSYDSWTKVGSFESIRPSGNTAPGNEYNTEEDRRIAVTGESYDMPEDISAYRYIRYRVFSTWGAQPFWASTELQFFGNPQN, from the coding sequence ATGAAAAAACTATTTTGTATTCAATATAGCCGGCAGCATCGTCCGTACCTCCCCATGCCGGTTATTATCATAATGGTTATGGTGGTTACAGCGCTTTCATGTGGCAAGGCCGATCTGAATAACCCGGTAGGTATAAGCGATGCCATTCCACAATTGGTTACGGTAACTTCAGTGGAAAATATTAGTGGCGGCGCTATTATCCGCTATAATGTTCCTAAAGATGATAATGTAAATTATATAGAAGCGGTATATGAGATCAAAGGAAAGGAAACCAAGAAAAAGGGATCGTTTTATACAAACGAGTTATTACTGGATGGTTTTCCCGACAGCAGAGAGTACAAAGTATCTTTGTATTCGGTAAGCTTCTCCGAGAAGAAGTCTGAACCGGTGGTAGTTACCATCAACCCAGCTACTCCTCCTTACCAGAGTGTGGCGCAAACGCTGGATGTAGCGCCTGTTTTCGGGGGTATCAAAACAACTTACAAAAATCCAACTAAGTCGAGCTTACAAATTACATTTCTTGAAAAGAATAACCAGGGCCGGTGGACAGAAGTGCAAACCTTATACACCAGCCTCGACAGTGGCACTTTTTATGTGCGTGGCCTGGAGAGCCGTTTATACCAGTTTGGTGTGGTTTGTCGTGACAGATGGCAAAATGTTTCCGATACTTTAACTGTATCCTCTCAGCCGCTGCATGAACAACTCGCAGATTTCTCCAGGATCGTAAGCTACCCCTTACCGGGAGATATAACCTACGAGTTTCCGCTTACCGGCAGGCAGCCTCATCATACAGGTGCAGGTACCGGTGTCGGAAATGTCCCCTGTTTGTGGAATGGCGAAACACATGCGCCGTTCAGTAAGAGTCCGTTCTTCTTCTTTCAGAATACTACAGCAGGCTTGCCTTTTTCTGGCTTACCCAGCAGCATTACAATTGATCTCGGCAGAAGGTATCAAATAAGCAGGTTCGTTTACTGGCCCCGGGCCTCTTCCAGCACCACGATTCAGTATAATTATATATTTGGTACCACCCACGTAAAAACATTCGAGTTGTGGGCCAGCAATAACCCGTCTACCGATGGCTCTTACGATTCCTGGACCAAAGTTGGCTCGTTTGAATCGATCAGGCCTTCGGGGAATACAGCACCGGGTAATGAGTACAACACAGAAGAAGACCGGCGGATTGCGGTAACGGGTGAAAGTTATGATATGCCGGAAGATATAAGTGCTTACCGGTATATCCGGTATAGGGTATTCAGTACCTGGGGAGCGCAGCCATTCTGGGCATCAACAGAATTACAGTTTTTTGGTAATCCGCAGAATTGA
- a CDS encoding DUF4998 domain-containing protein, producing the protein MKKVAMIISMLVTLIHYGCNKMDSTYKDFLKDGPVIYAQKLDSVKVYPGRNRVLITWLPIRDPRVSKLRISWMGQPEPKELAITSAKDTSALIEGLPEGNYVFDFYTADDAGNRSIKTEALGIAYDTLYERGLTLRGISTMNRNGSTVNISFRSVLGVEAYHHQEVTYSSVTNGQLKTVEVGGGQSELMISDFSGTGFTHRSVYKPQPLSPDLFYSPSAQVAIVSR; encoded by the coding sequence ATGAAAAAAGTTGCGATGATCATCTCTATGCTTGTAACGCTCATTCATTATGGATGTAATAAGATGGACAGTACATACAAGGATTTTTTGAAGGATGGACCGGTTATTTATGCTCAGAAGCTCGATTCGGTTAAGGTATATCCCGGCAGGAACAGGGTATTGATAACCTGGCTGCCAATAAGAGATCCCCGTGTAAGTAAACTAAGAATTTCGTGGATGGGACAGCCTGAACCAAAAGAGCTGGCCATTACATCTGCTAAGGACACTTCCGCTTTAATAGAAGGGCTTCCTGAAGGTAATTATGTGTTTGACTTTTATACCGCTGATGATGCGGGAAATCGTTCTATCAAAACGGAGGCATTAGGTATCGCATACGATACCCTCTATGAAAGAGGTCTTACACTACGGGGAATCAGCACTATGAACCGAAATGGATCAACAGTGAATATTTCGTTCAGGTCGGTATTGGGGGTGGAAGCTTATCATCACCAGGAAGTGACCTATAGTTCTGTAACCAATGGCCAGCTTAAAACAGTTGAAGTTGGGGGAGGCCAGTCAGAACTTATGATAAGTGATTTTTCAGGAACAGGCTTCACGCACCGGAGCGTATATAAGCCTCAACCGCTTTCGCCAGACCTTTTTTATTCACCGTCTGCGCAGGTAGCAATAGTATCCAGGTAA
- a CDS encoding glycoside hydrolase family 88/105 protein, with product MKKIFIVVSFSLVSAWGFAQSKTDAVFKKKFIKNIMEDAAAWQLRHPKHDPKDWTNGAFYAGLVAAGETTKSKSIWNALMDMGNAQAWQPYKRWYHADDITICQTYIDLYRRRKDKALIQPTIDTINKLLANPYPTRGRIEVIKWWWCDALFMAPPVLVKLSNVTNNNAYIDSSDVYFKQAYELLYNKEEHLFARDLNYVIKPDGSGRKEANGQKVFWSRGNGWVMGGLVRVLSEFPKNYAGRPFYETLFKEMANRVASLQQEDGLWRASLLDPEAYPGGEVSGSGFFCYALSWGINNKLLDKEKFLPVVEKAWRSLVNCVDENGRVGWVQPIGASPGKNFSKDSWEVYGTGAFLLAASEVIKLSR from the coding sequence ATGAAAAAGATTTTTATTGTAGTAAGTTTTTCGCTGGTTTCGGCATGGGGCTTTGCTCAAAGTAAAACCGACGCCGTTTTTAAGAAAAAGTTTATTAAAAACATTATGGAAGATGCGGCTGCATGGCAGTTGAGGCATCCGAAACATGATCCTAAAGATTGGACGAACGGCGCGTTTTATGCCGGTTTGGTAGCGGCTGGGGAAACTACCAAATCAAAAAGCATCTGGAATGCTTTAATGGATATGGGCAATGCACAAGCGTGGCAGCCCTACAAGCGCTGGTATCATGCCGATGACATCACCATATGCCAAACCTATATCGATCTGTACAGGCGCAGGAAGGATAAGGCCCTGATTCAGCCTACCATTGATACCATCAATAAATTGCTGGCAAACCCTTATCCAACAAGAGGCAGAATAGAAGTTATTAAATGGTGGTGGTGCGATGCGCTTTTTATGGCTCCGCCCGTTTTGGTAAAATTGTCGAATGTAACCAACAATAACGCCTATATCGATTCCAGCGATGTTTATTTTAAACAGGCTTACGAGCTGTTATACAATAAGGAAGAGCATCTTTTTGCAAGAGACTTAAACTATGTAATAAAGCCGGATGGGTCGGGCAGGAAAGAGGCCAACGGGCAGAAAGTTTTTTGGTCGAGAGGAAATGGCTGGGTGATGGGGGGACTGGTGCGCGTTTTAAGCGAATTTCCGAAAAACTATGCAGGCAGGCCATTTTATGAGACCCTGTTTAAAGAGATGGCCAACCGGGTAGCTTCCCTGCAACAGGAAGATGGATTGTGGCGGGCCAGCTTACTCGATCCTGAAGCTTATCCGGGTGGAGAGGTGAGTGGTTCGGGTTTCTTCTGTTATGCGCTTTCTTGGGGTATCAATAATAAATTACTTGATAAAGAAAAGTTTTTGCCTGTTGTAGAAAAGGCATGGCGCTCCCTGGTTAACTGTGTAGATGAGAACGGACGGGTAGGTTGGGTGCAGCCTATTGGTGCCAGCCCTGGCAAGAACTTTAGCAAAGACAGCTGGGAAGTATATGGTACCGGTGCCTTTCTGTTAGCAGCAAGTGAAGTGATAAAGCTTTCCAGATAA
- a CDS encoding BNR-4 repeat-containing protein, which produces MHSKKIILNLLLLPLLTTTVFSQTLPSLNNTKINGYKGIWFTLGQFSEYGDKYSGGLGTYTAKHIPLAIYAPKAQKTFFVYGGIAEDRKSDSEKAGRKGKAAGDYLLCMVGSYDHKTGKVSKPTVVHDKNGVFDPHDNPSLALDDQGFVWVFVSGRGRSRPGYMYKSSQPYSIEKFDLMATREATYPQPKFVEGQGFLHLFTKYMGTRLLYFSTSKDGKEWTKDVQLAAIKRPEDKNGGHYQISNQLGSKIVFFFNWHPNGNVDQRTNIYYLQTTDFGKTWTKVDGSPVSIPVTKVDDPALVKEFFSGGKNVYIKDVAFDKNGNPAALYVTGTGFQPGPKNGIKEWRVIYWNGKTWEDHLVATSDHNYDTGSLWIENGKWTVIGPTINAPQNYGGGGEIQIWESNDGRKWKMTKQVTKNSPRNHNYVRRVKDGIDPFKYFWCDGNPNQHSKSYMYFGNSKGAVWQLPYEMKNDQESPAKGQRKN; this is translated from the coding sequence ATGCATTCGAAAAAGATCATTCTGAACCTGTTGCTGTTACCATTGCTGACTACTACGGTTTTTTCACAAACGCTACCATCGCTCAATAACACTAAAATAAACGGCTACAAGGGTATTTGGTTTACCCTGGGCCAGTTTTCTGAATATGGTGATAAATATTCGGGAGGATTAGGTACTTATACAGCAAAGCATATACCACTGGCTATATATGCTCCCAAGGCTCAGAAAACATTTTTTGTTTACGGTGGTATTGCCGAAGACCGCAAAAGTGATTCCGAGAAAGCCGGACGAAAGGGTAAAGCAGCCGGCGATTATTTACTATGTATGGTGGGTTCTTATGATCATAAGACCGGCAAAGTATCTAAGCCAACTGTAGTACATGATAAGAATGGGGTTTTTGACCCGCATGATAATCCGTCGCTGGCCTTAGACGACCAGGGCTTTGTTTGGGTTTTCGTAAGTGGCAGAGGACGATCAAGGCCCGGTTATATGTATAAAAGCAGTCAACCTTACAGTATTGAAAAGTTCGACCTGATGGCAACACGGGAAGCCACGTATCCACAGCCTAAGTTCGTAGAAGGGCAGGGCTTTCTGCATCTTTTCACAAAGTATATGGGCACCCGATTGCTATATTTTAGTACCAGTAAGGATGGTAAGGAGTGGACAAAGGATGTTCAGTTAGCGGCCATCAAAAGGCCGGAGGATAAAAATGGTGGTCATTACCAGATCAGTAACCAGCTGGGCAGTAAGATCGTTTTCTTTTTTAACTGGCATCCCAATGGCAATGTAGATCAGAGAACGAATATATATTATTTGCAAACAACCGACTTTGGTAAAACATGGACCAAAGTAGACGGGTCTCCTGTGTCGATACCCGTTACAAAAGTAGATGACCCGGCTTTGGTGAAAGAGTTTTTCTCCGGAGGTAAGAATGTATATATAAAAGATGTTGCTTTCGATAAAAATGGTAATCCTGCAGCGTTATACGTTACGGGTACAGGATTTCAGCCAGGACCGAAGAATGGAATAAAAGAATGGCGGGTGATTTACTGGAATGGAAAAACATGGGAGGATCACCTGGTGGCTACATCTGATCACAATTATGATACAGGAAGCTTATGGATAGAGAATGGAAAATGGACCGTGATTGGTCCTACCATTAATGCACCTCAGAATTATGGTGGTGGCGGCGAAATTCAGATCTGGGAAAGTAATGATGGCAGGAAATGGAAGATGACGAAACAGGTAACAAAAAACAGTCCCAGAAACCATAACTATGTGCGTAGGGTAAAAGATGGCATTGATCCTTTTAAATATTTTTGGTGCGACGGTAACCCGAACCAGCACAGCAAATCCTATATGTATTTTGGTAATTCAAAAGGAGCAGTTTGGCAACTTCCTTACGAAATGAAGAATGATCAGGAATCACCCGCTAAAGGTCAGCGCAAAAATTAA